CCGGTAATGACGATATCGCGCACGGATGAACGGAATCCGCCCGGAAGAGCCTGGTTATGGGCAGGGGGCGCGCTCTGAATCGGCGCCTGCGCCGAAGCGAGCATGGAAGCCTGGCGTCCGATTCCTCTGGACTGCTGCTTGTACATTTCGAGATCCGAGGCGTCCACACGCATTTGTTTGCCGACCCGATAAGAAGAAAGTTCGCCTTTTTTAATAAGGTCATAGACCTTAAGTTTCGATATTTTAAGCAGCTGGGCAACCTCTTCGGTTGTATAGGATGTATTGTCGGACATTAGATAAAGCCTCCTAAAAGTAGGCTGCGCCGGCAGCCGTCGCACTGTGAGTGCATTAACACAAGACTACCTTATTTTTTGCCCGGACGCAATTACTGCGGGGTGGAGAATAGAAAAGAACCGGGCGCACATCAAAGGAGATGTACATCCGGTTCTTTGGCGTCTGATTGTTGAAAGCGGACAGCCACCTTAGGCCATCAACAAAACGGAGGAAGCCTTGAAAAGGGCTGTAACGGTAGAACCTTCTTTGATTCCGAGTTCTTCAAGAGCATCCAGAGAGATAATGGAAGTAATCGTTTGTCCGCCGGCATCAATAACAACCTCTGCATTGATAGGTCCTGATTTTACCAACGTCACACGGCCTTCCAATTGGTTTCTAGCGCTAAGTTTCATTTGTGCATTCTCCTCTCATTTTGGGTAATAAAGAGATATATAGGAAGTGATTCTTGATGTCTAATTATAAATGATTATATCAAAATATAACTAAAACAAACTTGATATAACAAAATTATACTACATAACACTTGGAAAAACAAGGTATTTTGAGTATGGATGATATATTTTGAGAAACCATATCACTTTAGCGGGAAAAAGCGGAAATTTTCCTGAATAAGGGCATATAAGAACGGATAACGGCATTGGAGTTATTCTGACCTCTAACCGGCAAAAATATAAGCGGGATTAGTGAAACTTTTACCGAAAATGAACTATAATGAAGTATTAAAGACAGATCGCCATTAAAAGGGGTGGGGGATATGACACTAGTTGAACAAAGAGAACACCGCCAATATCCGGAGATCACCCGGCAGGAGACGTCGCGGGCCGTTTACGAACGCGATTATTCCCGGCTGATCCATTCGCCTACCTTCCGCAGGCTTCAAGGCAAATCCCAAGTATTCGGCGCAGGCACCGGCGATTATTACCGGACGCGTTTGACCCATTCGCTTGAAGTAGCGCAAATTGCCCGGGAAGCGGCGAAAAGCCTGCTGCGTTCTTATCCGGAAGTGGAGACGGGACAAGCCGAAAATCCGGGACTGGTCATTGATCCGGAGGTGGTCGAATGTGCGGCGATTGCCCATGACTTCGGTCATCCGCCGTTTGGACATAAAGGGGAAGAAGTGCTCGACAGCATTCTGGACCGTATGATTGAGGAGAAGACTACGCAGAAGGCGCTGGTTACAGGAGCGGCGGCGGACCCGGTCCGCAAACTCGAGATTTATAACGAAATGAGAACCAAATATGAGCATTTTGAAGGCAACGCGCACAACTTCAGGCTCATCATGTTTCTGGAAAAGCGCGAAAATATCGACGGACTTAATCTGTCGGATGCGGTGTTGCTCGGAATCAACAAGTATCCTTTTCCCGGAACGGCGCTTAAAAAGGGAATGTATCTGCATGAGTGGGAATACATCTCGCATATCCGCTCGGAATGGGGCATCCCGGTAGGCAAGAAGACGCTTGAAGCCCAGTTGATGGATTTATGCGACGATATCGCTTATTCCGCCCATGACCTTGAGGACGGCATTAAGGCCGGGAAGATCGAGGTTCATGAGTTTTTCATGCATGATCCGTATATTTTGAGGCTGATTGTCGAGAAAATCATGACGCTGGAGGACTCTTTCTGGCACGGATGGACGGAGGAATCGATACGGCCCAAGGTGGAAGAGGTGCTGAATTCGTTCCTGCGCATCTGGAAGGAGAAAATGCCGACCTGCGAAAATGATTATTCTCGGACCCGCCGCGAAGTCAAAGCCTACTGGGTCAGCACTTTTGTCGGCAGCCTCGGCGTCATTTCGGACGGTGACTGGAAGAAGGTTACCTTTATTAAGGAAGGAAAAGAGGACGAGGACCTGCTGCGTACGGTAAGCGTCCTGAAAAGCTTTGCCTGGGTGACGATGATCCGCGACCTGCGCGTACAGCGGCTGCAGAAGCGCAGCGAATGGATTGTGCGGAAGCTGTGGGGCGCTTTTGTCGACCCGGATACGTCGAAGGCAATTATCCCGACCGATTGGCTGCAGCGTTTTGAAAAGGACCAGCGCCGTCCCAGACCAATCTGGACCTGGGAGCATATGGTGATCGACTATATTGCCGGAA
This region of Paenibacillus sp. URB8-2 genomic DNA includes:
- a CDS encoding TOBE domain-containing protein, which translates into the protein MKLSARNQLEGRVTLVKSGPINAEVVIDAGGQTITSIISLDALEELGIKEGSTVTALFKASSVLLMA
- a CDS encoding deoxyguanosinetriphosphate triphosphohydrolase family protein yields the protein MTLVEQREHRQYPEITRQETSRAVYERDYSRLIHSPTFRRLQGKSQVFGAGTGDYYRTRLTHSLEVAQIAREAAKSLLRSYPEVETGQAENPGLVIDPEVVECAAIAHDFGHPPFGHKGEEVLDSILDRMIEEKTTQKALVTGAAADPVRKLEIYNEMRTKYEHFEGNAHNFRLIMFLEKRENIDGLNLSDAVLLGINKYPFPGTALKKGMYLHEWEYISHIRSEWGIPVGKKTLEAQLMDLCDDIAYSAHDLEDGIKAGKIEVHEFFMHDPYILRLIVEKIMTLEDSFWHGWTEESIRPKVEEVLNSFLRIWKEKMPTCENDYSRTRREVKAYWVSTFVGSLGVISDGDWKKVTFIKEGKEDEDLLRTVSVLKSFAWVTMIRDLRVQRLQKRSEWIVRKLWGAFVDPDTSKAIIPTDWLQRFEKDQRRPRPIWTWEHMVIDYIAGMTDAFAEKIYNELFGLKVGSIYDLD